The sequence CGGCGTCGCGCAGCGGCCAGTGGCCGTCCTCGGGGATCACGTACACGGCCCGCCCGTCACCGCCGCGGGCGGTGACCGCGCCGAGTTCCTTCAGGTCCCGCGACAGGGTTGCCTGGGTGACCTGGATCCCGTCGCTGGCGAGCAGGTCGGCCAGTTCGGTCTGCGACCGGACGGCCTTGTCGCGGATCAGCTCGACGATGCGGCCGTGCCGGGCGGCGCGGGTCAGCGGGGCGGTCATGTGGAGGCCTCCAGGAGATATGTCAGCAGCGCCTTCTGGGCGTGCAGGCGATTCTCCGCCTGGTCGAAGACCGCGCTGCGCGGCCCGTCCAGCACCTCGTCGGTGATCTCCTCGCCCCGGTGCGCGGGCAGGCAGTGCAGCGCGATGACGTCGGACGCGGCGTGGGCGAGCAGCGCGTCGTTGATCTGGTACGGCAGGAACGGGGTGATCCGGTCCAGCCCGTCGTCCTCCTGGCCCATCGAGGTCCAGGTGTCGGTGGCGACCACGTCGGCTCCGCGGACCGCCTCGACCGGGTCGACGAGCGCCCGGACTGATCCGCCGGTGCCCAGGGCGATCTTCTCGGCCCGGGCCACCACGTCGGGGTCGGGCTGGAAGCCGGCCGGGCCGGCGACCCGCACGTGCATCCCGGCGGTCGCCCCGGCCAGCAGGTACGAGTGGGACATGTTGTTGGCGGCGTCCCCCACGTACGCCAGGATCCGGCCCTGGGTGCCGCCGCAGTGCTCGCGGACGGTGAGCAGGTCGGCCAGCAGCTGGCAGGGGTGGTAGTCGTCGGTGAGCGCGTTGATC comes from Micromonospora purpureochromogenes and encodes:
- the argF gene encoding ornithine carbamoyltransferase, with product MIRHFLRDDDLNPAEQSTVLDLAARMKADRFAYTPLAGPRSVAVLFDKQSLRTRISFDAGIAELGGHPLVVDTQVTHFGRGETLADAGRVLSRYVAAIVLRTHGDDRIAEVAQGATVPVINALTDDYHPCQLLADLLTVREHCGGTQGRILAYVGDAANNMSHSYLLAGATAGMHVRVAGPAGFQPDPDVVARAEKIALGTGGSVRALVDPVEAVRGADVVATDTWTSMGQEDDGLDRITPFLPYQINDALLAHAASDVIALHCLPAHRGEEITDEVLDGPRSAVFDQAENRLHAQKALLTYLLEAST